One segment of Manduca sexta isolate Smith_Timp_Sample1 chromosome 27, JHU_Msex_v1.0, whole genome shotgun sequence DNA contains the following:
- the LOC115441440 gene encoding probable cytochrome P450 303a1, which yields MWLAVLAAVLAVALYLYLDTLKPRKFPPGPKWSPILGCAAEVYKLREKTGYLYKAAKELSIRYCNDGPLLGLRIGKDRIVMVNSLEANKEMLFNEDIDGRPKGIFYQTRTWGQRRGLLLTDGELWKEQRRFLIKHLKEFGFGRTGMGETAKSEAGHMVDDVTKIIGNNSSTVIQMHNFFNVYILNTLWTMMAGIRYNPIDPQMKILQTLLFDLFAAVDMVGTVFSHFPILSIVAPTLSGYRDFIKTHERIWKFLRDEIGRHKDRFDSQKEDKDFMDVYIRVLRETGEVDSYSEGQLVAMCMDMFMAGTETTSKSMSFCFSYLVREQEVQRKAQEEIDTVVGRQRAPSLNDRPSMPYNEAIVHECVRHFMGRTFGVPHRALRGTTLAGYHIPTDTMVVSNFTNILMDEEYYPDPYSFRPERFLADGKICLPDHYFPFGLAKHRCMGDILAKCNIFVFTTTMLQRFSFLPAPEEPMPSLEHVDGATPSAAPFKALVVPRTSE from the exons ATGTGGCTGGCAGTGCTAGCAGCGGTGCTAGCAGTAGCGCTCTACCTCTATCTAGACACATTGAAGCCTAGGAAATTCCCACCGGGCCCGAAATGGTCTCCTATCCTTGGCTGCGCGGCAGAAGTCTACAAATTGCGAGAAAAAACCGGTTACCTTTACAAAGCGGCAAAGGAATTATCAATAAGATACTGCAATGACGGCCCACTGTTGGGCCTCCGGATTGGAAAGGATCGGATAGTGATGGTAAATAGCCTAGAAGCTAATAAAGAAATGCTTTTCAATGAAGATATAGATGGAAGACCTAAAGGCATTTTTTATCAGACGAGGACCTGGGGTCAGAGGCGTGGTCTCCTTCTGACAGACGGAGAGCTGTGGAAGGAGCAGAGAAGGTTCCTCATAAAGCATCTCAAGGAATTCGGGTTTGGAAGAACTGGAATGGGGGAGACGGCGAAGTCAGAGGCGGGCCACATGGTTGATGATGTCACGAAGATCATAGGAAATAATAGCTCTACAGTAATTCAAATGCATAATTTCTTCAACGTCTACATCCTTAACACGCTTTGGACTATGATGGCAGGAATCAGATATAACCCAATAGACCCGCAAATGAAAATCCTACAGACATTGTTATTTGACCTTTTCGCAGCAGTTGACATGGTGGGAACAGTCTTCAGCCACTTTCCGATCCTCAGCATCGTTGCTCCCACCCTCTCAGGGTATAGAGACTTTATCAAAACGCATGAGAGGATTTGGAAGTTCCTGCGAGATGAGATCGGTAGACATAAAGACCGTTTCGACTCTCAGAAAGAAGATAAAGATTTCATGGATGTCTACATTAGGGTTTTGAGGGAAACTGGAGAAGTGGACTCTTACTCTGAGGGTCAGCTGGTGGCGATGTGCATGGACATGTTCATGGCGGGTACTGAGACAACCAGCAAGAGCATGAGCTTCTGCTTCAGCTATCTGGTGAGGGAGCAGGAGGTCCAGAGGAAGGCGCAGGAAGAGATCGATACGGTGGTCGGTAGACAAAGAGCACCGAGTTTAAACGATCGTCCTAG tatGCCGTACAATGAAGCGATAGTTCACGAGTGTGTGCGGCACTTCATGGGTAGGACCTTCGGAGTGCCTCATCGAGCCCTCAGGGGGACCACACTCGCCGGCTACCATATACCTACG GACACCATGGTGGTGAGCAACTTCACCAACATTCTCATGGATGAAGAGTACTATCCTGATCCGTACTCCTTCAGGCCTGAACGGTTCTTGGCAGATGGTAAGATCTGCCTGCCCGACCACTACTTCCCGTTCGGCCTGGCCAAGCACAGGTGTATGGGCGACATTCTGGCTAAGTGTAATATATTCGTCTTCACAACTACTATGCTGCAGAGATTTTCGTTTTTACCAGCTCCTGAAGAACCAATGCCTTCCCTGGAGCACGTGGATGGAGCCACTCCCTCAGCAGCTCCATTTAAAGCTCTTGTTGTGCCGAGAACTTCGGAATAA